Within Streptomyces roseirectus, the genomic segment GCGTGCCGAAGCGCTGGGCGGCGTGGTCGACGCTTTTGTCCTGCGTGGCGTTCCAACCGGAGGGCAGGCTGCCGGAGTCGGGAAGGGTCGCTTCGACGACCGCCGCCTCGTCGAGCGCGGTGCTCTCGCGTTCGGCCACGGCTGATTCGCTCGGCGCGGTGGTGCCCGTGCCTCCGCCGCCCCCGCTGAGCGCGTCCGGCCGGCCTCCGACTCCGAATCACCACGCTGTTCGTAGCGTGCGTGGACGGAGCGGACAGGTGTACCTCCAGCCGCCGTCTCAGCTCCGGGTCCGCCTCCATCTCGTCCCGCAGCAGCTCCTGCGCGTCGGACCGCGCTGCCGGAGTGCCGCCGGCGGCGAGTTCTTCCAGGGGCGCGCGTCCCCGTTCCGTGGCGGCGAGACGGGTGCGCACCAGCTCGGTGACCGCCGTCCCGGCGCCCTCCCCGACAGACGTCGCCGCCCCCGTGACCGCGCCGGCCTTCCGTCGGGGCCCATCAAGTGCCGGGGCGGGATCCGGTCACGATCCGCCCGCGTGCCTCGCCGAACCCGATCCGGGCCCCGTCCGCGCCCGGTGCGGTGGCGGTGAGGACGACCTCGTCGCCGTCCTCCAGGAACGTCCGCTCGCGGCCGTTGACGGTGACGGGCTCCGCGCCGCCCCAGGTCAGCTCGATGAACGCGCCCCGCTGGTCCTTCGCGGGCCCGGAGACGGTGCCTGAGGCGAACAGGTCACCGGTGCGCGAGGGCGCGCCGTTGACCGTCTGGTGGGCCAGCATCTGCGCGGGGGACCAGTACATCGCCGCGTACGGGGGCCGGGAGACGACCTGCCCGTTCCAGGCGACCGAAAGCTCGATGTCCAGACCCCACGGCTCGGCCATCCGCAGGTACGGCAGCACGGCCGGCTCCTGCGGCGGCAGCGGGATCCGGGCGGCGTCCAGGGCGAGCAGCGGCACCACCCACGGCGAGACCGTCGACGCGAACGACTTGCCGAGATTGGGGCCCAGCGGGACGTACTCCCACGCCTGGATGTCGCGCGCCGACCAGTCGTTGAACAGCACCACCCCGAAGATGTGCCGCTCCGCGTCGTCCGCGCCGACCGACTCGCCCATGGCACTCCCCGTCCCGACGACGAACCCCAGCTCGGCCTCGATGTCGAGACGCACCGAGGGCCCGAACACGGGCACGGGGTCCTGCGGCCCCTTGCGCTGCCCCGAGGGCCGCACGACGTCGGTGCCCGACACGACGACCGACCCCGCCCGCCCGTGGTAACCGACCGGCAGATGCTTCCAGTTGGGCATCAGCGGATCCGGGCTGTCGGGCCGGAAGAGCCGGCCCAGGTTCGCGGCGTGATGCTCGGACGCGTAGAAGTCGACGTAGTCCGCGACCTCGAACGGCAGACGCAGCGTCACCGCGCCCAGCTCGTGGACGGCCTCCTGCGGCACCGGCCCGCGCAGCCGCTCGGCGATCGCGGCCCGCACCTCGGTCCAGCGGTCGTACCCCTGCGCCATGAAGGCGTTCAGGCTCGGCCGGGCGAAGACGTCGTCGTCCAGCAGCACGGCCAGGTCGATCACCTGGTCCCCGTACCGGGTCGCCACGCGCGGCTCACGGCCGGGCAGCGAATACACCCCGTACGGCAGGTTGGCCAGGCCGAACAGGGAGTCGGCGGGAACACTCGGGCGGACGGTCATGCGGGCACCTCGGTCGGGTCGGCGACGACATCGGCGGGCAACAGGCCAACTCTGCGGCCTCGACAGCGGGTACGGCGAGGAAGCAGGGCTCGACTGGACACTTTGCACAGCTTCCAGGGCCGTCCGCGAGACAGACTGAGCAGCTTGATCAGTCCCGGAGGCGACTCTTGTGCAGAGTCCGTGCGCAGGTGTGTCCTGACGCCACGCGCTGGACACGGGCACGGTGAAAAGGGGCCTCGCATGAGCATGGAACAGACCCTCACGAGCCAGGAACGGCTGGCGGAACTGGACTTGGACCAGCTCAAGCAGTTGGTCGGACTCGTCGAGTACGACGCCGCGAGCGACCCCTTCCCGGTGACCGGCTGGGACGCCGTGGTCTGGGCGGTCGGCAACGCGACCCAGGCCGCCCTGTACTTCCAGACCGTGTTCGGGATGGAACTCGTCGCCTACTCGGGCCCCGAGACCGGCAACCGCGACCACCACGCGTACGTGCTGCGCTCCGGGGCGATCCGCTTCGTCCTCAAGGGCGGCGTCCACCCCGACAGCCCCCTCCTCGACCACCACCGCCGCCACGGCGACGGCGTGATCGACATCGCCCTCGAAGTCCCCGACGTCGACCGGTGCGTCGCCCACGCCCGCGCGCAGGGCGCGACCGTGCTGGAGGAACCGCACGACACCACCGACGAACACGGCACCGTCCGCACCGCCGCCCTCGCCACCTACGGCGAGACCCGCCACACCCTCGTCGACCGCTCCCGCTACACCGGCCCCTACCTGCCCGGCTACGTCGCCCGAAGCTCCGGCTACGCCAAGCCCGACGGCGAGCCCCAGCGGATCTTCCAGGCCCTCGACCACGTCGTCGGCAACGTCGAACTCGGCCACATGGACGAGTGGGTCGGCTTCTACAACCGCGTCATGGGCTTCACCAACATGGCCGAGTTCATCGGCGACGACATCGCCACCGAGTACTCGGCGCTCATGAGCAAGGTCGTCGCCAGCGGCAACCACCGCGTGAAGTTCCCGCTCAACGAGCCGGCCCTCGGCAAGAAGCGCTCCCAGATCGACGAATACCTCGACTTCTACCGGGGCCCCGGCGCCCAGCACCTCGCCCTCGCCACGGGCGACATCGTCAGGACCGTCGACGTGCTGCGCGCCAAGGGCGTCGAATTCCTCGACACGCCCGAGAGCTACTACACCGACCCGCAGCTGAGGGCCCGCATCGGCGAGGTCCGCGTCCCCATCGAGGAACTGGCCTCGCGCGGCATCCTCGTCGACCGCGACGAGGACGGCTACCTCCTGCAGATCTTCACCAAGCCGATCGGCGACCGGCCCACCGTCTTCTTCGAGTTCATCGAACGCCACGGCTCCCTCGGCTTCGGCAAGGGCAACTTCCAGGCCCTGTTCGAGGCGATCGAGCGTGAGCAGGAACGGCGCGGCAACTTCTAGCCGACCGGCGCCGGTTCACCTCGCCGGGAAGAAACGGTGGCAGCCTCCGGTCAGGGTGGGGGTACGGCTTCACGTGAACCGACCGGAGGGAAGCGCCACTCATGACCGGCAAGCTGAAGTAAACCGTCGGACGGTACGGCATCTGGAGCGGCGCCCTGCGCTCGGGGGAGCGGAGTGGCGAACTCGCCGAGGTGGCCGCGGAGCTGGAGGAGCTGGGCTACGGGGCGCTCTGGCTCGGCGGCAACACCTCCGCCCGCGACGCCGCCCCGCTGATCGAGGCGACCTCCCGGATCGTGGTCGGCACCAGCATCCAGAGCATCTGTGAGCACGAGCCCGCCGCCACCGCCGCCAGCTACGCCGAGTTGGACGCCGCCCACCCCGGCCGCTTCGCCCTGGGCCTCGGCGTCAGCCACGCCCGGTTCGCGGAGGGGTACCGGCGCCCCTACTCGGCCCTGGTGTCCTACCTGGACGGCCTGGACGAGGCTGGCCACTCCGCCGACCGACGTCTCCTCGCGGCCCTCGGCCCGAAGAGCATCGACCTCGCCCGGGACCGCGCCGCCGGAACCGTCCCTTACCTGGTCACCGCCGACCACACGGCCGCGTCCCGCGAACGCCTGGGCGACGGCCCGCTGCTGGCCCCGGAGCTGAAGGTCGTCCTGGAGTCCGACCCGTCCCGGGCCCGCGCCCTGGCCCGCGACTACCTGGCCATCTATCTGACCCTCCCCAACTACACCGGCAACTTCCTCCGCCACGGCTTCACGGAGGACGACCTGGCGGACGGCGGCAGCGACCGCCTCATCGACGCGCTCTACGCCTGGGGCGACGACACCCGGATCCGCGCCCGCATCGACGAGTACATCGCCGCGGGCGCCGACCATGTGGCCCTCCACGTCATCGACGGCAGCGGGCCGACGGGAGAGTCCCTGCCGAGGAAGTCCTGGAGCAGGCTCGCCGCCCTGCTGACCTGAGCCGAGGAGCGCCGAGGCCGGCAGGGCGCGCGGGCCACCGGCGGGCGACGCGGCATCGCGCCGCCCGAGTCCGTCACTCGGCCCGCGACAGTTCGGCGGCGTGCCAGTGCCGCAGCAGACCGTTCACCGCCTGCCGTCCCGCCCGGTTCGCCCCCACCGTGGACTGCGACGGCCCGAACCCGACCAGATGCACGCGCGGCTCACCGGCGACCTGGGTGCCGAGCATGGTGATCCCACCGAGCGCGTTGCGCAGCCCCAGCGGGTCGAGGTGAGCCAGCGCGGCCTTGAAGCCGGTGGCCCACAGGATCACGTCGACGCTCGTGAAGGAACCGTCCGCCTCACGCACCCCGTGCGGTTCGACCGCCGTGAACATGGGCCGGCGCGCGAGGGCCCCGCGCTCCTTCGCGGCGCGTGCGTACGGCGTCCAGCCCAGGCCGGTGTAGGAGACGACGCTGCCGGTGGGCCGGCCCGCCTCCACATCGGCGGTGACCTTCGCGATCACCGCGCGGCCCTCGACCTCGGGCGTGAACGTGCCGTCCAGGAAGACGGGTTCACGCCGCGTGTACCAGTACGTGGTGGCCGTCCGCGAGATCTCCTCCAACTGCTGGAGCGCCGAGATGCCCCCGCCGACGACGGCGACCCGCAGGCCGGTGAACCGGTCGGCGCTGACGTAGTCGCGGGTGTGGAGCTGGCGGCCGGTGAAGGTCTCCTGCCCGGGGTAGTGGGGGCGGACGGGGTTGTTCCAGGTGCCGGTGGCGTTGATCACGGCCCGCGTCGTCCACGTCCCGGCGCCGCTCTCCACCGCCAGCTCGCCGTCCGGCCGCTCGTCGACGCGCCGCACGGCGCCGACCGTCACCGGCCGCAGGATCGGCAGCTCGTCCGCCTGCTCGAAGGCGGCGAAGTAGCGCGGGACGGCCGTCCGGCTGGGCTCGTCGGGGTCGATGGGCGGCTGCGGGAAGTCGGGCAGGTCGAAGATGCCGTTGACGGTGTTCATCCGCAGCGACTCCCAGCGGTGGCGCCACGCCCCGCCGGGCGCCGGTTCGGCGTCCAGGACGACGAAGGTGCGTGCGCCGTCCGGGTCGGTCAGCGCGCTGGTGAAGCCGCGCCGCTTGAGGTGGTGTGCGGCGGACAGGCCGGACTGCCCGCCGCCGATGACCACGACATCGGCACGCACGGGGGTGTTCATGAGGGCTCCTCGGGTGGTGCGCGGGGGTGCGCGCCTTCGGGTGAGACGGTAATCCGGATGCCGTTGACGTATCAACTCGCGAGTGGTTCAGTTGATGCGTCAACCGTAAATCCTCCTGGGACAGAGGTCACTGGTATGAGTGAGAACAAGGTCATCGCGGTCGCCGGAGCCACGGGCGCGCAGGGCGGCGGAGCCGCGCGGGCGATCCTGGCCGACCCGGACTCGGGCTTCACCGTGCGCGCCCTGACCCGCGACCCGGCCTCGTCCGCCGCGAAGGAACTCGCGGCGCTCGGCGCGGAGGTCGTGCGGGCGGACTTCTACGACGAGCCGTCCGTGCGCGAGGCGTTCGAGGGCGCCTACGGAGCCTTCCTGGTCACCAACTTCTGGGCGCACGGCTCGGCGGCCAAGGAGATCCAGGAGGCCCAGACGCTGGTGCGGGCGGCGAAGGCCGCCGGGCTGAAGCACGTCGTGTGGTCGACGCTGGAGGACACCCGCGAACTGCTCCCGCTGGACGACGCCCGCATGCCGGTCCTCCAGGGCAAGTACAACGTGCCGCACTTCGACGTCAAGGGCGAGGCCAACGACCTGTTCCGCCGGGCCGGCGTACCGACGACCTTCCTGAACACCACGTTCTTCTACCAGGGCTTCTTGACGACGCTCGCCCCCGAGCGAGCCGAGGACGGCGTCCTGACGCTGACCCTGCCCCTGGAGGACGGCAAACTCCTGTCCGGCGTCGACGTGAACGACATCGGCCGCACCGCCCTCGCCCTCCTCGAGCGCCCCGAACACTTCATCGGCGAGACCGTCGGCCTCGCGGGCGACCACCTCACCGGCGCCCAGTACGCGCAGCTGATCGGCGAGGCCATCGGTGAGCCGGTGCGCTTCCGGTCGGTGCCCTACGACGTCTTCCGCTCCCTCGGCGTCCCGGCGGGCGACGAGATCGGCAACATGTTCCAGTACTACGGGGACTTCGACCAGGAGTTCACCGGCGCCCGCGACCTGGCCGCGATCCGTGCGATCCACCCGGAGCTGAAGAGCTTCGCCACCTGGATCGCGGAGAACGCCGCCGCGCTCCCCGCGCGCTGAACCACCCGCACCTCCCGCGCTCCACAGGACTCGATGAACTGTCAACTACGTTTACACTCTCTTCATGGGAGACACAGTGCGATGGCTGACGCCGGAGGAGCAACGCGCCTGGCGAGGCTTCGTGAGGCTGCACGAACGGCTCGGCGGGCGCCTCGGGCGCCGGCTCCAGTCGGAGGCCGGCGTGTCTCCCGCCGACTTCGCGGTCCTGGTCCACCTGACGGACTCACCCCAGGGGCGTCAGCGCTACCAGGACCTCGCGCGGGCGCTGGAGTGGGAGAAGAGCCGTATGTCCCACCACATCGCCCGTATGGCCGGCCGGGGCATGGTCGTCCGCGAGGAGTGCGCCGAGGACGCGCGCGGGGCGTTCGTCGTGATCACCGACGCCGGGCGGGCGGCCATCGAGGCGGCGGCGCCACGGCACGTCGAGGCGGTGCGCGAACTCTTCCTGGACCACGTCACCCCGGCCGAGCTGAGGGCCCTGGCCGAGATCTCCGAGCGGGTCATCGGCAAGCTGGACGAGGAGCGGAACGCACCCGACAAGCAGTCCTGACTCGCGCACCGGCCCCAGGGTCGTTGTTGATGCGTCAACCCGGAGGAGTCGCGCCTAGGGGCCCCTGCTCAGGCCCCCTGCCCGGCCTCCCCGGCGGCCGGCACCCGCGCCGCCGCGGCGACGAACCCCTCCAGCACCCGCGACACCCCGTCCTCGTCGTTGGAGGGCGCACGGTGGCGTGCGGTCGCCAGGACGTCCGGGTGGGCGTTCGCCACGGCGTACGAGTGCCCCACGGCCGTGAGCATGGGCAGGTCGTTGGGCATGTCCCCGAACGCGGCGATCTCCAGGCCGTCGATGCCCAGTCGGCCGCTCCAGGAGAGGAGGGTGGTGGCCTTCGTGACCCCGGGCGCGCTGAACTCCACCAGCGAGAGCCCGGTGGAGTGGGTCGTCTCGGCGCCAGGTCCGGCGATCCGGTGCGCCTGCGCGAAGAACTCGTCCAGCGGGAGCGTCGGATGGTGGGCCAGGATCTTCAGCAACGGGCGGTCCACGGCGAGCAGTTCCCCGGCCGGGCCGACGACCTCGACCGATTCGCCGCCGTACGACCAGCTCGGGTACGCGCTCTCGTGCCCGTACCCCGTGTCGTACTCGACGGCGAAGGACGTGCCGGGAATCGCCTCCCGGATCCGCCGCGCCAGCAGGGCGGCGGAGCGGGGCGGGAAGGGGAGCGTGTGGGCGAGCGTCCCGTCGGAGTGGTGGACCGCCGCGCCGTTCGCGGAGATCACCGTGTGCGGACCGGTCCTCGCCAGCAGCTCCGGCACACTGCGCGGCGGACGGCCGGTCACCAGGACCACACGGATCCCGGCGCCCTCGGCCGCCGCGAGCGCCGCGCGTGTACGGGCGGACAGCGTCCCGTCACTGCGCAACAGGGTGCCGTCGAGGTCCGTCGCGACCAGTCTGGGCGGCGTCGCCGTGCTCATAGGGGGCTCTCCTCGGCGGTACGGACGCCACCTCGGAAGATGACGCATCAACCCTTCTTGACGCGTCAACAGTACGTCACGACGGCATCACCGGGCCAGGCCGGTGTGGAGGCGGGCGGCCTGACGGGTCAGGTGGTCCCGTTCGGCGAGGTTGGACGCCTGGCCGGCCGCCTCGGCATACAGGCGGGCCGCCGTCGCGAGGTCGCCGGCACGCTCGTGGAGGTAGGCGCGGGCGGCCGTGTGGCGGGGCAGCGAGGCGTCCAGATCGGCGAGCGCGGCCAGGCCCGCGCGGGGGCCGTCGGCCTCTCCGACGGCGACCGCGCGGTTGAGCCGGACGACGGGACTGTCCGTCAGCTTCGCCAGCTCGTCGTACCACTCCACGATCTGCACCCAGTCCGTCTCGGCGGCGCTGGGTGCGTCGGCGTGCAGGGCCGCGACGGCGGCCTGCGCCTGGAACTCGCCCAGCCGGTCGCGGGCCAGCGCCGCCTGGAGGACGGCGACCCCTTCGGCGATCGCCGCCGTGTCCCACCGGCTCCGGTCCTGCTCGGCCAGCGGCACCAGGGCGCCGTCCGGGGTGGTGCGGGCGGCGCGGCGGGCGTGGTGGAGCAGCATGAGCGCGAGCAGGCCCGCCACCTCCGGGTGGTCGATCCGGGCCGCGAGCTGCCGGGTGAGGCGGATCGCCTCGGCCGCGAGGTCGACGTCGCCGGAGTACCCCTCGTTGAAGACGAGGTACAGCACGCGCAGCACGGTCGCCACGTCACCGGGCCGGTCGAAGCGCACCCCGGACACCGTCCGCTTGGCCCGGCTGATCCGCTGCGCCATGGTGGCCTCCGGCACCAGGTAGGCGTCGGCGATCTGGCGGGTGGTGAGGCCGCCGACGGCGCGCAGGGTGAGCGCGACCGCCGACGCGGGCGTCAGCGACGGGTGGGCGCACAGGAAGTACAGCTGGAGCGTGTCGTCCGCCCCCGGCACCGGACCCGGCGCCGGCTCCTCCTCGACCCGGTCCTCACGCCGCCGGCGGGCCGTGTCGGCGCGGGCCGCGTCGAGGAACTTCCGCCAGGCCACGGTCACCAGCCAGCCCTTGGCGTCGCGCGGAGGGTCGGCCGGCCAGACCCGCAGCGCCTCCACCAGGGCGTCCTGGACGGCGTCCTCGGCCGCCGCGAAGTCCGCTCCGCGGCGGACGAGGACGGTGAGGACACCCGGCGTGAGGCTGCGCAGCCGGACCTCGTCCACAGGAGAGGTCACTCCGCGACCGGGGCGTGCGCGGTCAGGAACGGCCGCACCTCGAGCCACTCGTGGATCGGCCGCCCGCCCGCGCCCGGCGCCGCCGACAGCTCCCCGGCCAGCTCGACGGCCCGCTCGTAGCCGTCGACGTCGATGATCATCCACCCGGCGATCAGGTCCTTCGTCTCCGCGAACGGCCCGTCGGTGACCGGCGGGCGGCCCTCGCCGTCGTAGCGCACCCACGCGCCCTCGGGGGCGAGCGCCTGGCCGTCGACGAACTCGCCGCTCTCCTCCAGCTTCGCCGCGAAGTCCCGCATGTACCGCATGTGCGCGGCGACCTCCTCGGGCGTCCACCGGTCCATGGGCACGTTGTTGACCGGGTCGGGGGCGCCGCGGTAGTGCTTCAGCAGCAGGTACTTGGCCATGGTCGTTCTCCTCGGTGCTCGTGCGGCCCATTCTGGCCGCCTTCACCCCGGGGACGGAGCCGGATACGCGATCTCGACATCACCGGCGAAGATTTTTTCGGCGAGATTCCGCGCGGCTCAGCGCCACGCCCCCGACAGGCTCCGCGTCACCACGGTGCTCAGGATCCGCACGCCCCGCGTCGAGGCCGGATCGAGGCCCGTGAGATCGCGGACGCGGCGCAGCCGGTAGTCCAGGGTGCGGGGGTGGACGTTGAGGGCGGTCGCGGTCAGGGCGCGGTTCATGTCGCAGTGGTAGTACGCGTCGAGGGTGAGCAGGAGATCCGGCCCCGGTGCCAGCTCGCGGGCGATCCCCTTGAGCCAGGCGTCCGTGAACGGGGCGTCGGCGACCGCGAGTTCGACGAAGACGTCCGCGAGGCTCCGCGGGCGCACCCGGGCCGGCGCGCGGTGCAGCGGGGCCGTGCGGCTGATACGGCGGGCCCGGTCGAGGGCGTCCGCGAGGTCCGTACGGGGCCCGGTGGCCGTGCCGGCGGCGCAGGGGTGGCCCAGCGACGCGGCGAAGTCCCCGGCGACGTCCGGGAGGTGAGGGCCGTCCGGCAGCAGGGCGATCAGCTCACCGCCCCGGCCGGTGTGGTCGGCGTTCCAGAAGGCGGGCGTGCGGTGCGCGCGCACCAGGGCCTCGACGACGTCGTCCAGGTCACGGTCGTCACCGGGGCGGTCCGGCACGCGGATCACCACGACGGCGTACGTGTCGGCGAGTTCGACGTCCACCACCCGGGCCAGCTCCTTGGCCATCGGGTCGTCGGACAGCAACGCCTTGGCGAGCAGGGCGGCCTGGGCGGCGAACGGCATGCGGCGGCGCAGGACCGTGACGAAACCCCGGCAGTAGGCGTCGATGCCCCGCTCGCCCTGCGGGGCGAACCAGCCCATGACGCGCATGAGCTCGTCCAGGCTCCCGGCGCTGCGGGCACGCGTCGCCTCGTCGATCTCACGGAGCATCAACTCCGTGTGGATGCTGAGCACTTGCTGACGCGAGGCCAGGGACATGCCCGCGTTCGCCCGTAACTCGCCCATGGAGGCGATGTAGTCGAGGTCGCCGTCCGTCAGGACCCCGTTCTGCGGCGAGAGTTCGATCGTGCGGCGCCGGAACCACACCGCGTAGTCCAGCGCCTCGGCCCGCGCCCGGGTGTCCCGCTCCACGGCGGCGAACTCCGGGACGTCGCGGGCGTACGCGTCGATCTCGCGGCGCGCGTTGGCGGGTGCCTGCCGGGCCAGTTCGGCGAAGAGACTTCCCATGCGCGTGAGCATGTCAGTCGGCGGGGAGCGGTCCTAGGCGAAAACCGGACCGTCGATTATCAGTCCGGGTGAAAGCGTGAGGAGTGTGAGGGCGGCGTGTTTGTCAGAGTGCGCAAAGTTCGCCGCACGAGACGCCGTTGTCGGCTGATCCGGTTGTGGGGCGGGGGCGGGCCGCGCTTAATTGGGTACCGCGAAAGGGGCCCCGACACTCTTTTGCGCGTGCCCCACGGCGTGCGCCCGAACGGGAGGAAACGCCTGATGAGAGCAGGGATAGGAAAGAGAGCCGCGGCCTTGGCCGCCGTCCTGTCGGCCACCGGCGCGCTCATGGCGGGCGGCACGGGATCCGGCGCCGCCGCGCCCGCAGCCACCCCCAGCCTGCGCGCCTTCGGCATCACCGGCGAC encodes:
- a CDS encoding NAD(P)-binding domain-containing protein — encoded protein: MNTPVRADVVVIGGGQSGLSAAHHLKRRGFTSALTDPDGARTFVVLDAEPAPGGAWRHRWESLRMNTVNGIFDLPDFPQPPIDPDEPSRTAVPRYFAAFEQADELPILRPVTVGAVRRVDERPDGELAVESGAGTWTTRAVINATGTWNNPVRPHYPGQETFTGRQLHTRDYVSADRFTGLRVAVVGGGISALQQLEEISRTATTYWYTRREPVFLDGTFTPEVEGRAVIAKVTADVEAGRPTGSVVSYTGLGWTPYARAAKERGALARRPMFTAVEPHGVREADGSFTSVDVILWATGFKAALAHLDPLGLRNALGGITMLGTQVAGEPRVHLVGFGPSQSTVGANRAGRQAVNGLLRHWHAAELSRAE
- a CDS encoding PucR family transcriptional regulator, with the translated sequence MGSLFAELARQAPANARREIDAYARDVPEFAAVERDTRARAEALDYAVWFRRRTIELSPQNGVLTDGDLDYIASMGELRANAGMSLASRQQVLSIHTELMLREIDEATRARSAGSLDELMRVMGWFAPQGERGIDAYCRGFVTVLRRRMPFAAQAALLAKALLSDDPMAKELARVVDVELADTYAVVVIRVPDRPGDDRDLDDVVEALVRAHRTPAFWNADHTGRGGELIALLPDGPHLPDVAGDFAASLGHPCAAGTATGPRTDLADALDRARRISRTAPLHRAPARVRPRSLADVFVELAVADAPFTDAWLKGIARELAPGPDLLLTLDAYYHCDMNRALTATALNVHPRTLDYRLRRVRDLTGLDPASTRGVRILSTVVTRSLSGAWR
- the fahA gene encoding fumarylacetoacetase, with translation MTVRPSVPADSLFGLANLPYGVYSLPGREPRVATRYGDQVIDLAVLLDDDVFARPSLNAFMAQGYDRWTEVRAAIAERLRGPVPQEAVHELGAVTLRLPFEVADYVDFYASEHHAANLGRLFRPDSPDPLMPNWKHLPVGYHGRAGSVVVSGTDVVRPSGQRKGPQDPVPVFGPSVRLDIEAELGFVVGTGSAMGESVGADDAERHIFGVVLFNDWSARDIQAWEYVPLGPNLGKSFASTVSPWVVPLLALDAARIPLPPQEPAVLPYLRMAEPWGLDIELSVAWNGQVVSRPPYAAMYWSPAQMLAHQTVNGAPSRTGDLFASGTVSGPAKDQRGAFIELTWGGAEPVTVNGRERTFLEDGDEVVLTATAPGADGARIGFGEARGRIVTGSRPGT
- a CDS encoding YciI family protein, which gives rise to MAKYLLLKHYRGAPDPVNNVPMDRWTPEEVAAHMRYMRDFAAKLEESGEFVDGQALAPEGAWVRYDGEGRPPVTDGPFAETKDLIAGWMIIDVDGYERAVELAGELSAAPGAGGRPIHEWLEVRPFLTAHAPVAE
- a CDS encoding NmrA/HSCARG family protein, translating into MSENKVIAVAGATGAQGGGAARAILADPDSGFTVRALTRDPASSAAKELAALGAEVVRADFYDEPSVREAFEGAYGAFLVTNFWAHGSAAKEIQEAQTLVRAAKAAGLKHVVWSTLEDTRELLPLDDARMPVLQGKYNVPHFDVKGEANDLFRRAGVPTTFLNTTFFYQGFLTTLAPERAEDGVLTLTLPLEDGKLLSGVDVNDIGRTALALLERPEHFIGETVGLAGDHLTGAQYAQLIGEAIGEPVRFRSVPYDVFRSLGVPAGDEIGNMFQYYGDFDQEFTGARDLAAIRAIHPELKSFATWIAENAAALPAR
- a CDS encoding HAD family hydrolase; protein product: MSTATPPRLVATDLDGTLLRSDGTLSARTRAALAAAEGAGIRVVLVTGRPPRSVPELLARTGPHTVISANGAAVHHSDGTLAHTLPFPPRSAALLARRIREAIPGTSFAVEYDTGYGHESAYPSWSYGGESVEVVGPAGELLAVDRPLLKILAHHPTLPLDEFFAQAHRIAGPGAETTHSTGLSLVEFSAPGVTKATTLLSWSGRLGIDGLEIAAFGDMPNDLPMLTAVGHSYAVANAHPDVLATARHRAPSNDEDGVSRVLEGFVAAAARVPAAGEAGQGA
- a CDS encoding RNA polymerase sigma factor translates to MDEVRLRSLTPGVLTVLVRRGADFAAAEDAVQDALVEALRVWPADPPRDAKGWLVTVAWRKFLDAARADTARRRREDRVEEEPAPGPVPGADDTLQLYFLCAHPSLTPASAVALTLRAVGGLTTRQIADAYLVPEATMAQRISRAKRTVSGVRFDRPGDVATVLRVLYLVFNEGYSGDVDLAAEAIRLTRQLAARIDHPEVAGLLALMLLHHARRAARTTPDGALVPLAEQDRSRWDTAAIAEGVAVLQAALARDRLGEFQAQAAVAALHADAPSAAETDWVQIVEWYDELAKLTDSPVVRLNRAVAVGEADGPRAGLAALADLDASLPRHTAARAYLHERAGDLATAARLYAEAAGQASNLAERDHLTRQAARLHTGLAR
- the hppD gene encoding 4-hydroxyphenylpyruvate dioxygenase, with the protein product MSMEQTLTSQERLAELDLDQLKQLVGLVEYDAASDPFPVTGWDAVVWAVGNATQAALYFQTVFGMELVAYSGPETGNRDHHAYVLRSGAIRFVLKGGVHPDSPLLDHHRRHGDGVIDIALEVPDVDRCVAHARAQGATVLEEPHDTTDEHGTVRTAALATYGETRHTLVDRSRYTGPYLPGYVARSSGYAKPDGEPQRIFQALDHVVGNVELGHMDEWVGFYNRVMGFTNMAEFIGDDIATEYSALMSKVVASGNHRVKFPLNEPALGKKRSQIDEYLDFYRGPGAQHLALATGDIVRTVDVLRAKGVEFLDTPESYYTDPQLRARIGEVRVPIEELASRGILVDRDEDGYLLQIFTKPIGDRPTVFFEFIERHGSLGFGKGNFQALFEAIEREQERRGNF
- a CDS encoding MarR family winged helix-turn-helix transcriptional regulator; the encoded protein is MGDTVRWLTPEEQRAWRGFVRLHERLGGRLGRRLQSEAGVSPADFAVLVHLTDSPQGRQRYQDLARALEWEKSRMSHHIARMAGRGMVVREECAEDARGAFVVITDAGRAAIEAAAPRHVEAVRELFLDHVTPAELRALAEISERVIGKLDEERNAPDKQS